The following proteins are co-located in the Primulina tabacum isolate GXHZ01 chromosome 11, ASM2559414v2, whole genome shotgun sequence genome:
- the LOC142518968 gene encoding MADS-box protein SVP-like — translation MVRQKIQINKIDNLTARQVTFSKRRKGLFKKAQELSVLCDAEIALIVFSATGKLFDFSSTSMMQLIERYTVKTEKSNNLSQQPLLIDQQAAGTRHDMLNKEIVKRTIELQQLKGEELEGLSLDDLMRLEKYVEGGLTRVGKFKDEKFLNEISILKSKESELIEDNARLKLQAQRHEGMRIAVEIDRGNSACSITNSHSFTVCAEDKSDSDTSLRLCL, via the exons ATGGTGAGGCAAAAGATTCAGATCAACAAGATTGACAACCTAACGGCGAGGCAGGTGACCTTTTCGAAGAGAAGAAAAGGGCTCTTCAAGAAAGCTCAAGAACTCTCGGTTCTCTGTGATGCTGAAATCGCCCTCATTGTTTTCTCTGCTACTGGAAAGCTTTTTGATTTCTCCAGCACAAG CATGATGCAACTCATAGAAAGGTATACTGTGAAAACGGAGAAATCTAATAATCTAAGCCAGCAACCTCTCCTTATCGATCAGCAG GCCGCAGGCACCAGGCATGACATGCTCAACAAGGAAATTGTGAAGCGGACTATCGAGTTACA GCAACTCAAGGGAGAAGAGCTTGAAGGACTTAGCTTGGACGATTTGATGAGACTAGAGAAATATGTGGAAGGTGGATTAACCCGAGTTGGAAAATTTAAG GATgagaagttcttgaatgaaatCAGCATCCTCAAGTCTAAG GAATCAGAGCTGATTGAAGATAATGCACGGTTGAAACTCCAAGCACAG AGACATGAAGGCATGAGAATCGCAGTTGAAATTGATCGAGGGAATTCAGCCTGTTCCATTACCAACAGTCATAGCTTCACGGTCTGTGCTGAGGACAAAAGCGACTCCGACACTTCCCTCAGGCTTTG CCTGTAA